From a single Solenopsis invicta isolate M01_SB chromosome 6, UNIL_Sinv_3.0, whole genome shotgun sequence genomic region:
- the LOC120356788 gene encoding voltage-dependent anion-selective channel protein 2-like: protein MEAPSFADLGKNAREVFKTGYHHGKGLIKFNVKTESAKRFLITSDTTLNFEASKLNGLMETKYKANAGALLLKWTTEGVLFLGYEFNGLLMKGVDLLSECSYNPETAAKSVKVGSKFANERINARCEIC, encoded by the exons ATGGAAGCACCGAGTTTCGCAGATCTTGGGAAAAACGCGAGGGAAGTTTTTAAGACGGGTTATCATCATGGCAAAGGGCTTATCAAGTTCAATGTCAAAACAGAATCTGCCAAACGATTCCTGATAACGAGTGATACAACGTTGAACTTTGAAGCCTCGAAG TTAAATGGTTTAATGGAGACGAAGTACAAGGCGAACGCTGGAGCTCTGCTGTTAAAATGGACGACCGAGGGAGTGCTTTTCCTGGGATACGAGTTTAACGGGCTGCTAATGAAAGGCGTTGATTTGCTCTCCGAATGTTCTTACAATCCGGAAACGGCCGCGAAAAGCGTGAAGGTCGGCTCCAAGTTCGCCAACGAGAGGATTAACGCACGCTGCGAGATCTGTTAG